One genomic window of Thermococcus indicus includes the following:
- a CDS encoding hydrogenase large subunit, with protein MNGKLEYWVKIPIGPIHPALEEPEKFIITLDGERIINVDVKLGYNLRGLEWIAMRRNYIQILYLAERICGICSFSHNHTYSRAVEEMAGIEVPERAEYIRVIIGELERIHSHLLNLGVVGHTIGYDTTLHLSWLARERVMDILEAIGGNRVNYSINTIGGVRRDLEEKHIRAILDMIENYRNEVMPKIEEIFLYDPTVEARLRDAGVIPKRIAIEYSAQGPTARGSGVKKDVRYNERLSVYPDLGVKPITPKEFTGVVKGDVFDRMVVRVGELWQSMELIERAIDQMPEGKIKAVPKDNTLLFQLKKAEGEGIGRYEAPRGELIHYVMAQKGKDVPAKWKMREPTFPNLFAIARALVGEQVADVPVAIASIDPCLSCTDRVAVVDANTGRKKVLTERDLLRLSIEKTRELNPNVRAKPEVVGVGCPRGGVL; from the coding sequence ATGAACGGAAAGCTTGAGTACTGGGTTAAGATACCCATCGGACCCATTCACCCCGCACTGGAGGAGCCCGAGAAGTTTATCATCACGCTCGACGGAGAGAGGATAATCAACGTCGACGTCAAGCTCGGCTACAACCTCAGGGGCCTGGAATGGATAGCCATGAGGAGGAACTACATCCAGATACTCTACCTCGCCGAGAGGATATGCGGAATCTGCTCCTTCTCCCACAACCACACCTATTCCAGAGCCGTTGAGGAGATGGCCGGCATAGAGGTGCCCGAGAGGGCCGAATACATCCGCGTGATAATCGGCGAGCTCGAGAGGATCCACTCCCACCTGCTCAACCTCGGAGTCGTTGGGCACACCATAGGCTACGACACCACCCTCCACCTCAGCTGGCTCGCCCGCGAGCGCGTCATGGACATCCTGGAGGCCATCGGCGGCAACAGGGTCAACTACTCCATCAACACCATCGGCGGCGTGAGGAGGGACCTGGAGGAGAAGCACATCAGGGCAATACTCGACATGATAGAGAACTACAGGAACGAGGTCATGCCCAAGATAGAGGAGATATTCCTCTACGATCCGACGGTCGAGGCCAGGCTGAGGGACGCTGGCGTCATTCCCAAGAGGATAGCCATCGAGTACAGCGCCCAGGGACCGACCGCCAGGGGAAGCGGCGTGAAGAAGGACGTCCGCTACAACGAGAGGCTGAGCGTCTACCCTGACCTCGGCGTGAAGCCGATAACGCCCAAGGAGTTCACCGGAGTTGTCAAGGGGGACGTTTTCGACAGGATGGTGGTCCGCGTTGGGGAGCTCTGGCAGAGCATGGAGCTCATAGAGAGGGCCATAGACCAGATGCCAGAGGGCAAGATAAAGGCAGTTCCAAAGGACAACACCCTCCTGTTCCAGCTCAAGAAAGCCGAGGGGGAGGGAATAGGCAGGTACGAGGCCCCGCGCGGTGAACTCATCCACTACGTCATGGCCCAGAAGGGCAAGGACGTTCCGGCGAAGTGGAAGATGCGCGAGCCCACGTTCCCGAACCTGTTCGCGATAGCTAGAGCGTTGGTCGGTGAGCAGGTGGCGGACGTTCCGGTTGCGATAGCCTCGATAGACCCCTGCCTGAGCTGTACGGACAGGGTCGCGGTGGTGGATGCTAACACAGGAAGGAAGAAGGTCCTCACCGAAAGGGACCTCCTCAGGCTCTCGATAGAGAAAACCAGGGAGCTGAACCCGAACGTTAGGGCGAAGCCCGAAGTTGTTGGAGTAGGCTGCCCGAGGGGTGGTGTCCTATGA
- a CDS encoding proton-conducting transporter transmembrane domain-containing protein, with product MIEHLPALMIAVPLFGAFVAPLLKKKGSAPAVWAVIITGVTLGMALLLVREVLAQGMMVYVFGADKPTLVLPSGYRVPIRIIFEVDAIGAFMALSATLMSFIGAMYSYSHVRNETGLEKYYALLLLLEVGILGMVLTGDLFNLFVFLEIAGIAGSALVGFRNYRGEASEAGIKYLIVSAIASLMVLFSIGLLYGQYGNLNIAYLSTQIGFNTVDVIALGILFTSFAMKCGSVPTHHWVPDAYTEVPSGINPTLLVATYASLYALFRVSFSLFGKVSSGMSSVGWIMCVLGVLTMFIGVTMALVQKDVKRLMSYHAISQTGYMLLGVGVGLAVLNDPAKLAAFGRDAMAGGIFHIINHIIYKSLLLMTAGALFYVTGTRNLNEMGGLARKMPYTTIAFIVGAAAISGIPPFNGFASKFLIYETSYQLSPIFAIFAMVTSVLTLASFVKVFASAFLGPPVKKYEEVKEVPRSMVVAMLILAALCLLFGLFPNVVLDKLVYPAVDALLKLGSYQTWGGIL from the coding sequence ATGATCGAGCACCTGCCTGCACTCATGATAGCCGTGCCCCTCTTCGGGGCGTTCGTGGCTCCCCTGCTGAAGAAAAAGGGCAGTGCTCCAGCAGTCTGGGCGGTGATAATCACCGGCGTGACGCTGGGGATGGCGCTCCTCCTCGTCAGGGAGGTGCTCGCCCAGGGAATGATGGTGTACGTCTTCGGGGCGGACAAGCCGACCCTCGTTCTGCCCTCCGGATACAGGGTTCCGATAAGGATAATATTCGAGGTCGACGCGATAGGGGCCTTCATGGCGCTCTCCGCAACGCTCATGAGCTTCATCGGAGCGATGTACTCCTACAGCCATGTGAGGAACGAGACGGGCCTTGAGAAGTACTACGCGTTGCTTCTCCTCCTCGAGGTCGGAATCCTCGGCATGGTCCTGACGGGAGACCTGTTCAACCTCTTCGTGTTCCTTGAGATAGCCGGAATAGCCGGTTCAGCGCTTGTCGGCTTCAGGAACTATCGCGGTGAGGCAAGCGAGGCCGGAATCAAGTACCTCATAGTCAGCGCAATCGCTTCGCTGATGGTGCTGTTCTCAATCGGCCTGCTCTACGGCCAGTACGGAAACCTCAACATAGCCTACCTGAGCACCCAGATAGGGTTCAACACCGTTGACGTAATCGCCCTAGGAATACTCTTCACGTCCTTCGCGATGAAGTGCGGTTCGGTGCCGACGCACCACTGGGTTCCAGACGCGTACACCGAGGTCCCCTCGGGAATCAACCCCACGCTGCTGGTGGCGACCTACGCGAGCCTCTACGCCCTCTTCAGGGTGAGCTTCAGCCTCTTCGGAAAGGTCAGCTCGGGAATGAGCAGCGTCGGCTGGATAATGTGCGTCCTCGGAGTGCTCACAATGTTCATCGGCGTTACGATGGCCCTCGTCCAGAAGGACGTCAAGAGGCTCATGAGCTACCACGCGATTTCGCAGACAGGCTACATGCTCCTCGGAGTCGGCGTTGGTCTGGCAGTCCTCAACGACCCGGCAAAGCTCGCCGCCTTTGGAAGGGACGCCATGGCCGGAGGTATATTCCACATAATCAACCACATCATCTACAAGAGCCTCCTCCTCATGACCGCGGGAGCGCTGTTCTACGTGACCGGAACGAGGAATCTCAACGAGATGGGCGGCTTAGCCAGGAAGATGCCCTACACCACGATAGCCTTCATAGTCGGTGCCGCGGCAATATCGGGAATTCCGCCCTTCAACGGCTTCGCGAGCAAATTCCTCATCTACGAGACGTCCTACCAGCTGAGCCCGATATTCGCGATATTCGCAATGGTCACCAGCGTGCTGACGCTGGCTTCGTTCGTCAAGGTATTCGCTTCAGCCTTCCTCGGACCGCCGGTCAAGAAGTACGAGGAGGTAAAGGAGGTCCCAAGGAGCATGGTGGTGGCGATGCTCATCCTGGCGGCGCTGTGTCTGCTCTTCGGTCTGTTCCCGAACGTGGTGCTGGACAAGCTGGTGTACCCGGCAGTTGACGCGCTGCTGAAGCTGGGCAGCTACCAGACGTGGGGTGGTATACTATGA
- a CDS encoding MnhB domain-containing protein, whose protein sequence is MTTLIIKTTTRYLTALILTFGAYIILHGHLTPGGGFQGGAVFASGLALLIVACEDRVIRERFKKVPLSAFESIGALGFLGVATLGFMGYTFFRNVIANSRFPLFGDPTPLGINPGYLNTGGTLPYMNIFVGTKVLAGLTSIILVFYLLLGVRKDE, encoded by the coding sequence ATGACGACGCTAATCATCAAGACAACCACCAGGTACCTGACGGCGCTCATACTGACGTTCGGAGCCTACATCATCCTCCACGGTCACCTTACGCCGGGAGGCGGCTTCCAGGGAGGAGCCGTCTTCGCCAGCGGCCTGGCACTCCTCATAGTCGCGTGCGAGGACAGGGTGATAAGGGAGCGGTTCAAGAAGGTGCCCTTGAGCGCCTTCGAGAGCATCGGCGCCCTCGGCTTTCTGGGAGTGGCCACCCTCGGCTTCATGGGGTACACGTTCTTCAGGAACGTCATAGCCAACAGCAGGTTCCCGCTCTTCGGAGACCCGACCCCTCTAGGGATAAACCCCGGCTACCTAAACACGGGCGGAACGCTGCCGTACATGAACATATTCGTCGGAACGAAGGTTTTGGCCGGATTAACCAGCATAATCCTGGTGTTCTACCTCCTCCTGGGGGTGAGGAAGGATGAATAA
- a CDS encoding NADH-quinone oxidoreductase subunit C, with translation MREPMSVEEVLKRLQEALGEALLSHEVREYTMGVRRKRTYRELWIEIDPKAFRRAVEVMFELDYPHLHFITGEDDGGDSLRMVYSFGLFWAIPWGELSVTMRFNLPKDSLVLPTITDLMPGAETNEREIREMLGVEFEGLKNKRHLFLPDDWPEGKYPWRKDEYGVEDMVKHTHKSVNEIRRGE, from the coding sequence ATGAGGGAACCAATGAGCGTGGAAGAGGTCCTCAAGAGGCTCCAGGAGGCGCTCGGTGAGGCCTTGCTCTCCCACGAGGTCAGGGAGTACACGATGGGCGTCAGGAGGAAGAGGACGTACAGGGAGCTCTGGATAGAGATAGACCCGAAGGCCTTCAGGAGAGCCGTCGAAGTCATGTTCGAGCTTGACTACCCGCACCTGCACTTCATAACCGGAGAGGATGACGGAGGCGACTCCCTGAGGATGGTCTACTCCTTCGGCCTGTTCTGGGCCATTCCCTGGGGGGAGCTCAGCGTCACCATGCGCTTCAACCTTCCGAAGGATAGCCTAGTCCTGCCGACGATAACCGACCTGATGCCCGGTGCTGAGACCAACGAGCGCGAGATTAGGGAAATGCTAGGCGTTGAATTCGAGGGACTGAAGAACAAGCGGCACCTCTTCCTGCCCGACGACTGGCCGGAGGGCAAGTATCCCTGGAGGAAGGACGAGTACGGCGTGGAGGACATGGTGAAGCACACCCACAAGAGCGTGAACGAGATAAGGAGGGGTGAGTGA
- a CDS encoding Na+/H+ antiporter subunit E, with the protein MGFAAPFLWSLIVYLLLTAGSGNVIAWSPGELVAGIVIAAIIGYATKDVMDEKVGYFFSPRRWLLLIIYAIGPFFFAMAKANIDVAYRVITGKIRPGIVKISPDLTRDESRTLLANSITLTPGTFTLEIDEEGNFYVHWINVPPGKEKPTPEELCGYLPKWARRIGE; encoded by the coding sequence ATGGGGTTTGCCGCACCGTTCCTGTGGTCCCTTATCGTCTATCTGCTCCTCACAGCGGGTTCCGGCAATGTCATCGCCTGGAGCCCCGGGGAGCTGGTTGCAGGGATAGTAATAGCGGCCATCATCGGCTACGCCACAAAGGACGTCATGGACGAAAAGGTGGGCTACTTCTTCAGCCCAAGGAGATGGTTACTCCTAATAATCTACGCCATAGGGCCGTTCTTCTTCGCCATGGCCAAGGCGAACATTGACGTCGCCTACCGCGTCATAACCGGCAAGATAAGACCGGGGATAGTCAAGATATCCCCGGACCTGACCAGGGATGAGAGCAGGACTCTCCTGGCCAACTCGATAACACTGACCCCTGGAACCTTCACGCTGGAGATAGACGAAGAAGGCAACTTCTACGTTCACTGGATAAACGTGCCGCCCGGAAAGGAGAAGCCCACCCCGGAGGAGCTGTGCGGGTACCTTCCAAAATGGGCAAGGAGGATTGGAGAATGA
- a CDS encoding hydrogenase subunit MbhD domain-containing protein: MNFEELFWVLQAMVGLGLLIAAIAAVRFKNLVSAVIAMAVFSLILSLEFYILQAPDVAIAEAGVGACLTTAMYLLAIKKTTDEEVIE, encoded by the coding sequence ATGAACTTCGAGGAGCTCTTCTGGGTGCTTCAGGCCATGGTGGGGCTGGGGCTTCTGATAGCAGCCATAGCGGCGGTGAGGTTCAAGAACCTGGTCTCAGCCGTCATCGCGATGGCGGTGTTCAGCCTGATACTCTCGCTGGAGTTCTACATACTGCAGGCACCCGACGTCGCGATAGCGGAGGCGGGAGTTGGAGCGTGCCTCACGACCGCCATGTACCTGCTGGCGATCAAGAAAACCACCGACGAGGAGGTGATAGAATGA
- a CDS encoding NADH-quinone oxidoreductase subunit B family protein, whose translation MAIKVRRAETNVSSNSSERERLEREISKLCRYIGRSPWVFHVNSGSCNGCDIEIIAALTPRYDAERFGVKLVGTPRHADILLVTGPVTDQSLERVKLVYEQTPDPKVVIAVGACPTGGSVFFESPFTNAPLDRHIPVDVFVPGCPPRPEAILYGVVLGLQKLIERIEGKEGSGE comes from the coding sequence ATGGCGATTAAGGTTAGGAGGGCAGAGACCAATGTCAGCTCAAACTCCTCGGAGCGCGAGAGGCTTGAGAGGGAGATATCAAAGCTCTGCAGGTATATCGGAAGATCACCCTGGGTGTTCCACGTGAACAGCGGCAGCTGCAACGGCTGCGACATCGAGATAATAGCTGCACTGACGCCGAGGTACGACGCCGAGCGCTTCGGTGTGAAGCTCGTCGGAACGCCGAGGCACGCCGACATACTGCTCGTAACCGGGCCAGTGACCGACCAGAGCCTTGAGAGGGTCAAGCTGGTCTACGAGCAGACTCCGGACCCGAAGGTAGTCATAGCCGTCGGAGCCTGCCCAACCGGCGGAAGCGTGTTCTTCGAGAGCCCCTTCACCAACGCGCCGCTGGACAGGCACATACCGGTGGACGTCTTTGTGCCAGGCTGCCCGCCGAGGCCCGAGGCGATACTCTACGGAGTCGTGCTCGGTCTGCAGAAGCTGATAGAGAGAATTGAAGGTAAGGAGGGGAGCGGAGAATGA
- the mbhE gene encoding hydrogen gas-evolving membrane-bound hydrogenase subunit E codes for MRRALGLFAFIGFTLFLLVAAASLRPFGEPVHTEMDSYFIEHAQGEASSNNVVTSIVFDYRGFDTLGEATVLFTAVAGVLMALRRREVKA; via the coding sequence ATGAGGAGAGCCCTCGGCCTCTTCGCGTTCATAGGCTTCACGCTGTTCCTCCTCGTGGCCGCGGCGAGCCTCAGGCCCTTCGGTGAGCCAGTCCACACGGAGATGGACTCCTACTTTATCGAGCATGCACAGGGGGAGGCATCGTCAAACAACGTCGTCACCAGCATAGTCTTCGACTACAGGGGTTTCGATACCCTCGGAGAGGCCACGGTACTGTTCACCGCTGTTGCGGGCGTGCTGATGGCCCTCAGAAGGAGGGAGGTGAAAGCATGA
- a CDS encoding hydrogenase, which translates to MTWIESLTLNSPSGFWNPIVWLAFLIVFALIGYLIYSRGNRSYKPNTDQVKPFLSGNEVEDVEEIRVRAGDIYWGFIEALKGYYNALMRMHTGDVRDYILWYLGLGAVILFVLVGGV; encoded by the coding sequence ATGACGTGGATTGAGAGCCTTACGCTGAACTCGCCGTCGGGCTTCTGGAACCCGATAGTCTGGCTGGCGTTCCTCATCGTCTTCGCGCTCATCGGCTACCTAATCTACTCCCGCGGAAACAGGAGCTACAAGCCGAACACCGACCAGGTGAAACCCTTCCTGAGCGGCAACGAGGTTGAGGACGTGGAGGAAATCCGCGTAAGGGCGGGGGACATATACTGGGGCTTCATCGAGGCGCTCAAGGGCTACTACAACGCCCTCATGAGAATGCACACCGGAGACGTCAGGGACTACATCCTCTGGTACCTCGGGCTCGGTGCCGTGATCCTGTTCGTCCTCGTGGGGGGTGTGTGA
- a CDS encoding NADH-quinone oxidoreductase subunit B family protein, translating to MGKLTNFKRSLWVFHASGGSCNACDIEIIAALTPRYDVERFGIKLVGSPRHADVLLVTGAIPRDFADKLRRIYEQMPDPKAVVVIGCCGTSGGVFYDSYNIAGPIDEIIPVDVYVPGCPPRPEAIIDGVVKAWLKIEKLEKELEGKKG from the coding sequence ATGGGGAAGCTGACCAACTTTAAACGCTCCCTCTGGGTTTTCCATGCCTCTGGAGGGAGCTGTAACGCCTGCGATATCGAGATCATAGCCGCGTTGACGCCGCGCTACGACGTGGAGCGCTTTGGAATCAAACTCGTCGGAAGCCCAAGGCACGCGGATGTGCTCCTCGTTACCGGAGCCATTCCAAGGGACTTCGCAGATAAGCTGAGGCGCATATACGAGCAGATGCCCGACCCGAAGGCGGTCGTTGTCATAGGCTGTTGCGGAACCAGCGGGGGAGTGTTCTACGACTCCTACAACATAGCCGGCCCGATAGACGAGATAATCCCCGTGGACGTCTACGTTCCCGGCTGCCCCCCGAGGCCCGAGGCGATAATAGACGGCGTTGTGAAGGCCTGGCTTAAGATAGAGAAGCTGGAAAAGGAGCTGGAGGGGAAGAAAGGATGA
- a CDS encoding sodium:proton antiporter produces the protein MNNVILVNLPFIVVALLLAVGFYTIGFKRNLIKVVIGIEILEGAVNLFLIALGYVKGAYAPIYTMAPKDAVNNMVLPTPQALTLTSIVIGVAVSALMLAFAVNIYHHYGTLDVTKVRRLKG, from the coding sequence ATGAATAACGTGATTCTAGTCAACCTCCCCTTCATAGTCGTGGCGCTCCTGCTGGCGGTGGGGTTCTACACGATAGGATTCAAGAGGAACCTCATCAAGGTCGTCATAGGCATTGAAATCCTTGAGGGAGCCGTCAACCTGTTTCTAATAGCCCTTGGCTACGTTAAAGGCGCCTACGCTCCGATATACACCATGGCACCGAAGGATGCGGTCAACAACATGGTTCTGCCGACGCCTCAGGCACTCACTCTGACGAGCATCGTCATAGGTGTCGCCGTCTCGGCCCTGATGCTGGCCTTCGCCGTCAACATCTACCACCACTACGGAACCCTTGACGTTACAAAGGTCAGGAGGCTGAAAGGATGA
- a CDS encoding respiratory chain complex I subunit 1 family protein, which produces MNVLYATLGFLGIYAYVSFASLLWGGIDRKLVARMQRRMGPPLLQPFYDFLKLVGKESIIPRDANRFFELAPVLALATSIALLAYTPLGFEPIFGTKGDVILFIYLLTLIGFLRVVGAVSSGSPYAQIGAQREMIILVSREGPMMLALFTILWRLSDLGVTKPFSMGTFYEHNVWELGTPMSIIGAVVLLLVFLAWLASEIEVGYFDIPEAETELAEGTMAEYSGRHLALFELANAIKAFVSASLVVAIFFPWGISGYIGLTGLPAVVIDLLFHTLKVFAVLFVSMSLFRAVTGRLRINQAVSLFWTRMLPAAIVGALLLAIDTLGVVA; this is translated from the coding sequence ATGAACGTCCTCTACGCAACGCTCGGATTCCTGGGGATTTACGCTTACGTATCCTTCGCCTCACTGCTCTGGGGAGGCATAGACAGGAAACTGGTTGCAAGGATGCAGCGCAGGATGGGCCCCCCACTGCTCCAGCCGTTCTACGACTTCCTGAAGCTGGTGGGCAAGGAGTCCATAATCCCGAGGGACGCCAACAGGTTCTTCGAGCTGGCCCCCGTGCTGGCTCTCGCCACCTCCATCGCCCTGCTCGCCTACACCCCGCTCGGATTTGAACCCATCTTCGGAACCAAGGGAGACGTGATACTCTTCATCTACCTGCTGACCCTAATCGGCTTCCTCAGGGTCGTTGGTGCCGTTAGCTCGGGCTCCCCCTACGCCCAGATAGGCGCCCAGAGGGAGATGATAATCCTCGTCTCCAGGGAGGGGCCGATGATGCTGGCCCTCTTCACAATACTCTGGCGCCTCAGCGATCTCGGCGTTACAAAGCCGTTCAGCATGGGCACCTTCTACGAGCACAACGTCTGGGAGCTCGGGACGCCGATGAGCATAATAGGGGCCGTGGTGCTCCTGCTCGTCTTCCTCGCCTGGCTCGCCAGCGAGATTGAAGTCGGCTACTTCGACATCCCCGAGGCCGAGACCGAGCTCGCCGAGGGAACGATGGCCGAGTACAGCGGAAGGCACCTGGCCCTCTTCGAGCTGGCCAACGCGATAAAGGCCTTCGTGAGCGCGAGCCTCGTCGTGGCGATATTCTTCCCGTGGGGCATATCCGGCTACATCGGGCTCACGGGGCTTCCGGCAGTGGTCATAGACCTGCTATTCCACACCCTCAAGGTCTTCGCCGTGCTCTTCGTGAGCATGAGCCTTTTCAGGGCGGTGACAGGAAGGCTCAGGATAAACCAGGCGGTGAGCCTGTTCTGGACCAGGATGCTTCCGGCCGCGATAGTCGGGGCGCTGTTGCTGGCAATAGACACCCTGGGGGTGGTGGCATGA
- a CDS encoding NADH-quinone oxidoreductase subunit C, translated as MNVDEFVKAFGERFPEAEVRVSENKQPHPKRRVWVEIDREKFHEAMKFIRELDPKAQFSIIIGMDAGDRLLAKYHMELFWEEGESLSLVIGTSVPKDDPRLPTVTDVFPSALPYERENQEFLGFIFEGIPDPRRLFLPDDFPEGIYPLRLDETGIKPEMVKNAGHPYKIGGAKK; from the coding sequence ATGAACGTTGACGAGTTCGTTAAAGCCTTTGGCGAGAGGTTCCCCGAGGCGGAGGTAAGGGTGAGCGAGAACAAGCAGCCCCACCCAAAGAGGCGCGTCTGGGTCGAGATAGACCGGGAGAAGTTCCACGAGGCGATGAAGTTCATCAGGGAGCTCGACCCAAAGGCCCAGTTCTCCATCATCATCGGAATGGACGCCGGCGACAGACTGCTCGCCAAGTACCACATGGAGCTCTTCTGGGAGGAGGGTGAGAGCCTGTCGCTCGTCATAGGCACGAGCGTTCCCAAGGACGACCCCAGGCTGCCCACGGTCACGGACGTCTTCCCGAGCGCGCTGCCCTACGAGAGGGAAAACCAGGAGTTCCTTGGATTCATATTCGAGGGAATTCCCGACCCAAGGAGGCTCTTCCTGCCCGACGACTTCCCGGAGGGAATCTACCCGCTGAGGCTCGACGAGACCGGAATCAAGCCGGAGATGGTGAAGAACGCCGGCCACCCGTACAAGATAGGGGGTGCGAAGAAATGA
- a CDS encoding cation:proton antiporter: MTVDGAFMWALILLLFSAMLTLIRLLAGPTIPDRAVALDSMTTTTAGAMVIYGVVTRQAVFIDVALVYAVLSYIATLYIARYLVKKRVGIACECEEGEAA, translated from the coding sequence ATGACGGTCGATGGGGCATTCATGTGGGCGCTGATACTGCTGCTGTTCTCGGCCATGCTGACGCTCATAAGGCTTCTTGCGGGGCCAACGATTCCGGACAGGGCGGTGGCCCTTGATTCCATGACGACGACAACTGCCGGTGCCATGGTCATCTACGGCGTGGTAACCAGACAGGCGGTTTTCATAGACGTCGCGCTGGTTTACGCGGTTCTGAGCTACATCGCGACCCTCTACATAGCCCGCTACCTGGTCAAGAAGAGGGTGGGAATTGCATGCGAATGCGAGGAGGGAGAGGCGGCATGA
- a CDS encoding 4Fe-4S binding protein: MRVPPTLSAVLSNLFKKPATNPFPASDPVPTPEGFRGKLIYYPDKCVGCRLCVMVCPAGVIEYVPEVRKVTFWLGRCVFCQQCVDVCPVKALEMSDEFLLATDDKYNDNLRWFKEDEIEALKKKLEEQKKAKEAAKKGAESQKK; this comes from the coding sequence ATGAGGGTCCCACCGACGCTCTCAGCCGTGCTGAGCAACCTGTTCAAGAAGCCGGCAACCAATCCGTTCCCCGCGAGCGATCCGGTTCCGACTCCAGAGGGCTTCAGGGGCAAGCTCATCTACTATCCCGACAAGTGCGTCGGCTGCAGGCTCTGCGTCATGGTCTGCCCGGCCGGGGTTATAGAGTACGTTCCAGAAGTCAGGAAGGTCACCTTCTGGCTCGGAAGGTGCGTCTTCTGCCAGCAGTGCGTGGACGTCTGCCCTGTCAAGGCCCTGGAGATGAGCGATGAGTTCCTCTTGGCCACGGACGACAAGTACAACGACAACCTCCGCTGGTTCAAGGAGGATGAGATAGAGGCGCTCAAAAAGAAGCTGGAGGAGCAGAAGAAGGCCAAGGAGGCGGCAAAGAAAGGGGCCGAGTCCCAGAAGAAGTAG
- the mnhG gene encoding monovalent cation/H(+) antiporter subunit G, whose protein sequence is MIEWLIAAFLAIGVFFNLLASVGILRFPDVYTRIHAATKCTTFGTIFIVLAAVTYSIYSYFWVERDPSWITIGIHSALVVIFLVLTNPVGAHAIGRAARKSGIRPHGAVIDELEGRL, encoded by the coding sequence ATGATAGAGTGGCTGATAGCGGCATTCCTGGCCATCGGCGTGTTCTTCAACCTTCTGGCCAGCGTTGGCATCCTCCGCTTCCCCGACGTCTACACAAGGATACACGCGGCAACCAAGTGCACGACCTTCGGCACGATATTCATAGTCCTGGCCGCCGTCACGTACTCGATATACAGCTACTTCTGGGTGGAGAGGGACCCATCCTGGATAACCATAGGGATACACTCGGCCCTGGTGGTCATATTCCTGGTGCTCACCAACCCCGTTGGAGCCCACGCCATCGGGAGGGCCGCGAGGAAGTCGGGCATACGGCCCCACGGGGCGGTTATAGACGAGCTGGAGGGTCGCCTATGA